The Brassica napus cultivar Da-Ae chromosome C7, Da-Ae, whole genome shotgun sequence genome has a segment encoding these proteins:
- the LOC106425556 gene encoding carbohydrate-binding X8 domain-containing protein, giving the protein MAILLSLFLIFSMVTYSNAAVCVCKDGDDQALQKVIDYACGSGADCSQIEQNGPCFQPNTVKNHCDVAVNSFYQKKASTGATCDFNGAAVVSTSPPSNASSCLSSSGSTSTPTTGTPSTGNLTTGSPSTRTPSTGNSTFGMPTNVNPTTGVPTSSVFPGTTMGPSGSTGFDPSCGDDLSVQTATVIVLTTIAVVALRV; this is encoded by the exons ATGGCAATTTTGCTTTCTTTGTTTCTTATCTTCTCCATGGTTACTTATTCAA ACGCTGCGGTTTGTGTGTGTAAGGACGGAGACGACCAAGCGCTTCAGAAGGTAATAGACTACGCGTGTGGATCAGGTGCTGACTGTTCGCAGATTGAGCAAAATGGTCCTTGTTTCCAACCGAACACCGTTAAAAACCACTGTGATGTCGCCGTTAACAGCTTTTATCAGAAGAAAGCTTCCACTGGTGCAACGTGTGACTTTAACGGCGCCGCCGTAGTCTCCACTTCCCCTCCTTCAA ATGCTTCTAGTTGTTTATCTAGTTCCGG CTCCACTAGTACTCCGACCACCGGAACTCCATCCACCGGAAATCTAACCACCGGATCTCCATCTACCAGAACTCCATCCACCGGAAATTCAACCTTTGGGATGCCAACCAACGTCAATCCCACCACTGGAGTGCCGACTTCATCTGTATTCCCTGGAACTACTATGGGACCCTCAGGGAGCACCGGTTTCGATCCTAGCTGTGGAGATGACCTCTCTGTCCAAACAGCGACAGTCATCGTACTAACCACCATCGCGGTCGTGGCTTTGCGAGTTTAG